The DNA segment TATTTTCAATTTATCATCTGCATTTTCTTAGAAGTAAATCAAGTAATATTCAAATAGCACttcccacaaaaaaaaagcacttAATGCTCCAATCTGTGGAGCTTAAAAATACAGTACTTCATTGCCAAACTGCCATCAGTTCTGTAATCCAACTGTCTTACATGAAAGAGAGTGAGGCAGTGAGAAAAGGTGATCACATACCCTTTTAAACACCCAGCCATTCTGCTGTGGTCTCCTTTTTAGTTCGCGCTCACGCTTTATACGCAATGTAGGGATTACGGATAGCTTATGATCAGCGAATCGAGGACGGAAAACAGGTGGCCGGATATATGGTTGTTCAGTTGTCGTGTCATCTGAATCTGCGTAATCATCTTCACTCGATCCAAATCTACTAGAAACTTGCTGGAAGCCTGACAGTGCAGTCCCTTCATCAACAAGCTGGGCTTCATGCTGAACAAGGAAAGAGGATGACAGTAAATTAGTCAAACAATAAAAAGTATCCAGGTATGACCAAAGAACAAAAATAGCAAGACTATAACATCAATCAAAGTTAAATACTGTAATGAGCTACAGCGGACAATAATCAGGCAGAGATATTTATTGAATTTTCTTCGACATTTTCTGTTCTATGATGTGCTAAGTGGTCTTGGGTGAACAAAGTATAAAACCATTCCCCAATATCAATTATGGGAGTGGTTGAAGCTATGCCGCTACCATTTTCTTATGTGTGTACTGTTCCTTATAAATTTAAGGTTTACAAGAAACCATGCCAGCTCCACATGGACACATGGATAGCTAGGTACACAGACTGTAAATGTTCTTTTGAAGATAAAGAACCAAAGCAAGATTACGGACAGAATTCAGGAACTGTTTAGGCCGTTCACCCCAAATACAAGCacataaattatttataaaGAGAAAAGTTTTAGACTGTAATGTATGATGGTTTATACCTTATATTTCATCTGAATGCGTCGAAGGTTGACCTCGCATTCCATGGCCTCCCGTTTTGTCTCTTCCCTCTGCGAAGAATGTATTATTTAGTTGCAGAAGTATAATTTGGCATGTTAATGCTGATGAACCACCGTAAGGCCAGTTCATTCATGAACTAACCTTAACCAAAGCATCCATAAGTGCCTTTGCCTGGTCCAAGTTGCGCCGTACCTAATAGAAATTTTCAAGGTAGCATTGTGAGAACTAGAATAATGAAAAAGCATATAGTACTTAAAATGTAAGAATTCAAAAGCCACAGCTAACCGATTATCATTCACAGGATAAGACAAGGAAATGATGTTTCAGAATTTAAGTTATACACACAACTAGCACAGCACTCAAGTTGAGAGCTATGTATAAAATAGAAACAGAATGAAGCAAAAAGCCCTTAAAGCTAAAAATAAAGAAACTGTTGGgactttttctctttttgagaGGAAACTGTTGGAATTTGAAACAAAGAAAAGTGGCAAATGGCAATTATTCCATTCAATAACATGGATATTAAATTAAGCAGAACAAACCAATCATTTCAACCAAGATAACAGAAGTTCTCCCCAAACAAGACAACTTGCAGAGAAGAGTTTGCATtaaagttaaaattatttacaGAAAGACCTTCTTGTGTTCATTTCTCTAGAGCAACTACACAGCTAAGTTCCTCTTTGTCAACAAACAACAGCAAATCAAGAGTGCACAAAAAAGAATAAAGGACTAGAGTTTTACTAATTAACGTGCAGatgaaacatgaaaaatattgaaaaacagATTTCTCCATATCAAATCTTGGTAATCTTGAGACATGATTTAACAAATTAAGAGCTTCAACAGTGTAAGTAGACAAATTGGTTTATAATGCTTCTAGTAAGGTGTAAAAACTGAGTACATTGCATAGACCTCCTCCACAATAATATAGTAGGATTAGTGTTTATCATACACTGGTACACTGAGAACCTCATCAAGCAGAATAATGAACAAAATATCTTCAAAGATTTCAATTCAGATTTTATAAACAGCTAATTTATCCTATAATCAAAATATTATGTAGTTATTATATCCAGTAGGATGTAAAGGGATAAAAAACAGCCATAAAAGGttctataaagaaaaaaaacaaattgttgCTTACCATGCGAAGTTTTTCGAATGATTGAATATTATTTTCTCGCCTTTGCATCtggaaaaggaagaaaacattATGCATATACAAAATAGAGACCTGATCGGAGATAGATATTATCCCTCCACAAAGCTTGCCTAGCAACTAATGCTCCCAGAAGGTCACATGATTGCATACTATgttaaataaaaatgatatcTGATTTCAAGTTACTCACCCTTCTTGTATGAAGTCGATGTGCCTTCTCTCTTGGTCTGAATACATTATAAGGGTTTGTATCATTCACTGGTGGAGGCGGCTTCACGAAAACAAAAGCAATAGTCAACAGTAATGCAACCGAGAAACAAGAATCATGAAATAACAGAGTAACAGTTCCTCCAGTCCTCCAGACTTGAGCATAACTTGGACAAAACCAACCTGACAAAAACTTATATTCTATGGCTGATGGCTTACAAACCCAACTATTCATTGTCAGTTTGGTGCATCCTTCGTTTTAATCAGACTGCTTCAACAAATGTTGTAGTTTGGTACAACTGTATGGATGTTTTTATGCACCAACTGAGTGAATTAGCATATACATTTTAATCAGACTGCTTCAACAAATGTTGTAGTTTAGTGTTATCCCATATGATATCTTTGGCTTGCACTAATTTTTGGCTTCGAAGCAACACTACAGAACCAAAGTGAGTTACTCCGGTTATATTTTGTCTTTGCTCAACATAGTTAAAGTCACTGGATTTTTGCTTATTTGATTTATAAGCCAATGGGCTTAGCTGAATTTGCCCAAACAGCTTTAGAAAAGGTCACACACATATGTTTGAagttgatgaagatgaagatgaagttagCGCATGCAAAATGAGAAAtccattagtgcatgattatctggatttttaattattacaaacttgaaaattgggtttatttgatattttaagcaacttctatatagaaagtttttgcacgaaacacactgtttagcagtttggaaagcgtgctaacggaaatCAAGGAAAAATCTGTatcttaattagaaaagaaCACGGATTATTTTGAAGCCAGGATAATGAACTTAACCAAACTACCGATACGAACATTTCAGGACAAAGCATCCAAAAGGCAAAAATATAGCCCAATATCTGCATTGATACTGCAGGGTTATTAGATGTTATTTCATTAAACGAACTAACAGGTTTTAGTTTACTATGTTTGTTGGTTAGCTTCTCAGATACAATTGTGCGGTCCCATTTGGACAATGggattgggaaaaaaattccCACCCACTAAAGGATAACTTTTAATCCTAGCAACTCATTCTGCCTACCTCATTTCATCCTCATCCTTCACTTTCCCTATCCCAATCCCAcccctctcaaccaatcatccAAACAAGGCCTGGGTGGTTAGTTCTTGTTTCTTGACATGCAAACAAACATATCATACTTTGATTTCAACAATTGGCAGGATATTACTGTAATATAAAATTAACCAATCTTGTGTATATGTTAGACCTCAGAATATGCAGTTGGCTTTCATCAAGTATTTACTCCTTGTGTATACACTAGACCTCATAACAACCATGCATACAATTTATTAACTGAAGTAACCATAGCAGGTACTACATTAATTcacaatatttacaaaaattcTATTGTTAGactatacttaaaaaaatgtcGCACTTCACATCTGTGATGCATATTTCATTTATGGCACTATAGAAATAGCATTCACAATTCACACACCATAAAACCATTAATCAACAATCAGTTTTGGTATTTTAACAGGAAAATGGCAAATTACTGAAAAAGACACACCGAAGAAATTGTACTAACCTGCAAACGCCGCAGAATAGGCTTTTGCCATCGTTCCCTCTGATAAAAGAATGAAAAATGAATCAGCAAGCAAAAGGAATTATGTAAACACAATTAAAACTAAATATCTAATACGCTAAATAAATATACACTACGAAAAAAAAGGCTGAGACCATGTGAGGAAACAACAATGTGACTTGttacaaaaactgaaaatgtaAGCATATCGCCATCACAAGAAATTTGTTGTTGCATTCTCATTTTAGAGAATACCTTGTCTTTCCAATAACTATATACAGCTTGGAAAACTCCATACCGAACAGATAAGTACTGCAATGCCTGCACAGAGAAGCAATTCTAAGCAAACATTGAGAAAGAAATTAACAAAATTACAAGTCTGCAGTAACCAAATAGAAATAGTGGGAAAATGGATTTCTTCCCAGAAATCTTGAAAATACTAGATCCAGAATCAAGtgaactacaaatttaacacCAGAAAAGATTTCCATTATATTTGTTTCCGCTGAAAAATCTTATCTACATCATTGTCTTGCAATCCTTACAATCTAGTAAAGTTATATGATCTCTACACTAGCAAGGCACACTAAACCAAAAACCTATTTTGATCAATATATTAATGGAATAACAACATAATCACATATATCAGCACAAGAAATGCATAAAATGTGAATCAATATTAGCCTATATAATAAATAATCAATAGTTATTAACTATAGAAGAAGATATTTCTACAACCTTAGACATTAATCTTTCATGTATCCTTTCCTAGGTTGACCTGACTTTGGCATGGAAATAATGGTTACACATCTACCCCAACATCACCATTAAGATGATAATGACATTCATAATCACAATATGTTGAATTAGTGTGTTATGTTTTAATTTACCTGTATTCTAGAAGGTAAAAGTTTTTATGCCCTGTAGGACTTCTACTATCATATAATACATAAACCACAAGCATTAATTTAAAACATCTTGACAACATTATAAGGAAGTGCATGAAGCTGCAAAGAATGTATAATCATGCAGAACAAATGACGTGAGTGTGGTGAATCCAAATCGACTTTCTGTGGATTCTTCATTGACCACGGCATTATAAAAGTAGCAACAGTCTTTGGGTGAGGCATCCAAAAGAAAAGCACAACCACAGAAAGTGACACTATACTACAACATATCAATAGACCAATATGGCTTCATAACATAGCAAGTAAAGAACTGCATAAAGAAGTTGTGTAACCATGTTAGTAATATCTGAAAATGCAGCTGTCACGTAAGCATATGCCAATGACATGTGACGGGAGTTAggagaattaaaatttgaaaaccaCACAATGTTTACTGGGATGTCAAGTCTGAGGTGGAACAACATATATCACTTCAAGATAAGTGTGCAAACCATGTGCTAGAGCCAGTTCAAGGGATCCCTAGACCATAGGTAACATGTCCCAATACAATTGACAAATCATGATGGTTAAGTTATTGGAAAGAGTTCATGTTGTAAAATGGATTAAAAACAATGAGTCGTTATCTCACAGTTGATCATGATGTCAATAGATAAGGTATGATTTTACTACATTAACAAACTATACATTTCGCTTGATGTTTATACAAGTATGCCTGTATTGCAAAATGCATGCACATAGATCCAAATGCCAATATTATAATCTCCTTTCCTCTTAAACATCATCCTATCAGTAACATGTAAGATTCCCATTTAGCATGTGGCTTTACCTCCATTGCAGCATCAAGCTGCAAGAGGACTGGTACAGGTCCTATGAAAGTTGGTGTAATGGCTCCTGCTCTTTCTCGAGCTTTGTGGTCCAAAATTTCCAACTTGAATAGGAGGACTTCCAACCTGTAATGTAGGACCATTTCAAACTGTAGCAAAAATACATGCTTCACAGGGGGAATAACATAGTGGTGTCTCAACAGATTTCTTCATATTCAAGACAGAAAACGTTAAAAGTTAAAATTATTCCCCCCTGTTTTGTATTGTCAGCAGTTATATGACGTACATAACCAGTAAGTTTAGCTCTTGCAACCAAAGTTTCCTCAGAAATACTACATGCAATTCTAAGTTCACATGTTATAGCCTATGTCTTGGAAGGAGAAACGTTTCTAATTAAAAGTACAACTAGAAACTCCTGATGTTAAGTTTTAGATTTCAAATGGTGCATACTTCAGTTATAATGAACATTTCAACTATAACTAGTAAACCAAGTCATCTAGATCTCCAGAACTTTCTTACTTTTCAGGGTTAAGATTCTTCCGCTCATTGTTGAAGTCTTCCAGCCagtcttcatcttcattgtccAGATCATATTCGACAAATTCACCAATCTCAGCCCTGGCTGCGGAGTGTAACAAATCTTAGAACAGAGGCCATAAACAAGATATTGTAAAAACAATACCAGAGCAGTAGGAAAGAAACCTCCTCTTCCACGTATATAACAGGTTGGTTGTGCGAAGGTTCGAGTGTAGTCCCTTTCATAGGTGTCCACAGCATCAAACTGAGGCGTTGGTATCTCTTGAATGTTCTTCTTAGTGGGTGTTGGATTTCCCTGCAAAGAGAAGTAAGATCACCCTTTTGAATAGCATGATgccaactaaaaaaatatatggcccTCTGAAATAGTGGTTGCTCTGTCCACTACTCTACTAAAAGAAACGAGTACAGCAACAACACAATGTGTGGCATAAATAGTTTTTTTCAGAATCTTAGCAGTTTCAAcaattttgattttcttttcaaaaagtaAGGCAAAAGTAACCCTACTGTTTCATTTATATAGaaagataaatttaaatattgatAGAATGAAGTGTATTGTTGTTGTAGGGTTGCAAGCTATCTGAGACACAATTAAAGCCAAACAGCGCACATATCTAATAGGATCATTATTGCAGGTTCAAGAAAAGGTTATATTGGCTAGTTGCACAGTTAAATGTTGCTAGTCAAATACAGGTCGAAGTACAAAACCTAAGAAATGCAAAGTGAGTACTAATACAGGAAAATGAAAAGAGCTAATTTCACTGCTCCAAATAGCCGTTTTCTTATTCGTAACACATATGACTGCAAACCTGAGATTGTGAAATGAATCAAATGACTATTCATTCATGTACATAATTGAGCTGAATTCAATTCAACTTGCTAATAGGATGTAGAACAGAACCCAGCAACTTAAGAAAGCTAGCAAAATGCACCCAGGCAACATTTCAAAGAATCGTGGCACAATCCAGTAATCCAGCACTATGAATCAAATTACCTCGCCCTCCGTGGCAGTAGTAGCAGCAGTGAGCTCCGGCGCGGACTGCCGCAGCAGCACCCCTGCCCTTGCGACCGCGACCGCCGCGGCCGTGGGGTCATCGTCCTCGAACTCCCGCGCCGACTTGAGGATGGGGAGCTTCTTGTGGATGTCGAGCGGCCGCGGCCTAAACGAGAGCCTACTCAtggccatcaccaccaccaccaccaccgccaccccgccgcctcATCTCatctccacctcccccacctcctctccctctctctccacccccaCACGCGCCGACCGCTACCGCCCCGCAGGGTCGGGGCCCAAGGAGGGGGGAGCGCGCGCGGGCAAACCCTAGGTCCGCGAGGGCCCCGTCAGGCGGGGGCTTGGGTTCCGGCGGCCACAGGAGCCGCGGGGGGGCGGCgtgaagggggaggagagaggaggctcTCCGCGGcgagctagggttagggttttggaggTGGGGAATCGAGTTTCTAGGGTTTGAAAGGAGGTTGAAAGGGAGGGAACGACGGGAACGACGAAGAAAGGGGGGTTCGCGGGCGACGAAGGATTGAAGGGTGGCCAGGCCGGCGGCTCGAGCTCGATGAGTCGAGGCCGTACGTGTACGTATCCGTATGGGCGTATTGGTGTCCGTACGCATGCGTACTTAAGCAAGTGTAtaaaggt comes from the Oryza glaberrima chromosome 9, OglaRS2, whole genome shotgun sequence genome and includes:
- the LOC127784586 gene encoding uncharacterized protein LOC127784586 translates to MAMSRLSFRPRPLDIHKKLPILKSAREFEDDDPTAAAVAVARAGVLLRQSAPELTAATTATEGEGNPTPTKKNIQEIPTPQFDAVDTYERDYTRTFAQPTCYIRGRGARAEIGEFVEYDLDNEDEDWLEDFNNERKNLNPEKLEVLLFKLEILDHKARERAGAITPTFIGPVPVLLQLDAAMEALQYLSVRYGVFQAVYSYWKDKRERWQKPILRRLQPPPPVNDTNPYNVFRPREKAHRLHTRRMQRRENNIQSFEKLRMVRRNLDQAKALMDALVKREETKREAMECEVNLRRIQMKYKHEAQLVDEGTALSGFQQVSSRFGSSEDDYADSDDTTTEQPYIRPPVFRPRFADHKLSVIPTLRIKRERELKRRPQQNGWVFKRDPEEPVLLFTRPLDPEKLLAAGIKPPPDPPIENGATMPPFRCRGRIGRGGRIIFDRWNPLLQTPIGQETSYYVPYSRRPPSPES